gcctcagattaatagtagaaggaagattaaagaaaaacaaaccaacatagttgacatttacagacctagaaaatacattcgataatgtagactggaataaattgttcagcattttaaaaaaattagggttcaaatacagagatagaagaatgattgcaaacatttacaggaatcaaacagcaacagtaataattgaagaacataagaaagaagccgtaacaagaaagggagtccaacaaggatgttccctatctccgttactttttaatctttatatagaactatcagttaatgatgttaaagaacaatttagatacggagtaacagtacaaggtgaaaaaataaagatgctacgattttctgatgatatagtaattctagccgagaataaaaaagatttaaaagaatcggcatgaatgaagtcctatgcaagaaaataaacaagaacaaaacgaaaataatgaaatgtagtagaaaatggatcactgaatgtaaaaataggaagagaaaagattatggaggtagaacaattttgttatttgggtagtagaattactaaagatggacgaagcaggagtgatataaaatgtcgaaCAGCAAAGTCGAAACgacccttcagtcagaaatataatttgttatgattgtaattaatttaaacatcaggaaaagatttctgaaagtacatgtttggagcataactttatatggaagtgaaacttggacgatcagagtacctgagaagaaaagattagaagcttttgaaatgcggtgctataggagaatgttaaaaataagatgggtggataaagtgacaaatgaagaggtgttgcgggaaatcgatgaagaaagaagcgtttggaaaaatatagttaaaagaagagacaagacttataggccacatattaaggcatcctggaatagtcgctttaatattggagggacaggtagaaggaaaaaattgtgtaggcaggccacatttggaatatgtaaaacaaattgttttacagggatgtaggatgtaggggttataccgaCATGAAATGGATAGCACTAGATAGgagatcttggagagctgcatcaaaccagtcaaatgactgaagacaaaaaaaaaattggttatttttttgtactgaactTTTACTTTTAGCTACTCTGTTTTCTGTCAACATTCGGGCTGTGACTCTAGATAAGTAATGATGAGTGTGTTATGATTCACAGGGCAGTAGGCATTGTGGGAAAATTTAGTAGCGTACTTTATGTATAGCATTAAAATGGACATATGTATTATTTTGCGTAAATTACAGTACTCTACATTATTCTCAAAAAACATTTCCATAAACTCGTGAGATTGTTTCCATATCCGGATCAGCCAGGTTTCAATTAGTTTGGGAAAATTAACATCATATCTTTGGTAAAATTCACACGACCTGGGAAATTTTCTGTTGTAGACAGGATTCCATTATTTCAGGTTTTATTGTATAGTTGTTTGATTTGTTGGGGAGTAACTTTTTTTGatgtataaagaaaaagtaaaatattttaattcagaatCATGGATAATTTGAACTTACAAAACAGGACTTACCCCAAAAACTTTTATCTGGTTAGTattatttgttactattatttgttatttgttagtatacgtttatttgtttagttttaggaTAAACAGTGAGCtgactaataacaataaaatcttctatataaattaattttttttttggtttgttttacctccgggtctgcagtcaagcaattcattccgtagaagatgagatgaatggtttgtagtatgtgtgtgtgaaaaatgctatgactgaccgggatttgaacccaggacctccgggtaaaaggccaagacgctaccactataaattaattaatagtaaatataaaaaattatagtaaattttaattattctctgatatatatatatatataatatatacatactctTCTTtcttcaatacattttttctatactTCAATCTTAAGAACTCCTTCTGACCCCctacagtttataataaagtCCTGTGAATGACCTGCAGTGGATTCTCTTATTCCTCAAAATTAACTGTATTCTCTGTTCTTATACACTCCTTATGATCCTGATTACAGTTTAACTAGGCTGGTCTAACCAAGTGGGCTCACGGTAAAAATAGActtaaaatgtgttaatattttgGTATTTGTGCATTAACCGacgcatattttttttacatatatagctATTTAcacatatagatatatatgtgtaaataaaaaagaagaaatttcttcatcttttttgaagttttaagggCATTgactactatggtcattagccccaattatatatattattgtaacacattatttttgttgtaagttattttatttcacgttATTCTACTTGTCATcgcaataattttgttcatttatttagtttatttggcTGTGGTGTTTTTGTCATTCAGTTTTTTTCCATTGTAATAAGAAGAAACAGTAATGAATTTGTGGCAGTAATCAAATACTGAAGGGGACAGCAGTACTGAAATACAGTTGTTACAGGAATATGTAGTAGTGTTATGTTCCTGAAAATGCAGACAGGATCACgacttgaaattatatttctgtgacTTTGTGAAGTGGAAATGTAACAAAGgaatttataatgaaactaagCAATTTCATGTTGGAAATTGGCTGGAGGGTATAAGGCTTCTGATAGTTACTGTTAcactatacatttatttttggtgTGAGGAACCGACTTCAGTGATCAGCAGTTGAACATAAATCAATGCACTGCAGTTGACTGGAATATGTACAAAAGAGAAATGTCTGCTTTTATTGTACATCAGTTTCCGATAAGCAAAATAAGTTGTAACAAAATAAGTGGCAGTCGTGGAGACTATTGAAAGTCTGTTTACATGATGCAAATATAATGCGAGCAGGGTTCTTCCACAAGAGTGGATTTTTGGGGGAATTTACAAAGAACTAAGCCAAATGTTCACTGCCAAAGTTCCTGATTGTTCTGCAAAAATACTACTgggaattattaaagaaaaagttgaagCGATTATCATATCAGACTGTCGGCATTGTTATCAGCATGATGAATTGGAGGCGGCTGGTTATACATATCCATAAGTTAACCCATCACAATTTCATAAACCCGGGGAGATGGTATCACATACTCAGCAAATCGAAAGAATGGAGGAACAAAAAACACCAGAAAACCGCTCGACACTACTTGGAAGGAATATCTATTTTCTGGGTGCCAAATGAATGATACGTAATGAAATGATTAttctataattgtttttacttcataGTACTTAAATCGATTTTAAGACTagcattagttaaataaaaaatacataataagaaaattatataaaataatatgcgtGCCGATTAATTCACtggtaagaatattttaatttgacaagacagattttttaattgtagcaATGAGCAAGACTTTTCTAACGAGGGCTACATGTGTCTATAATGAGCCACACACTTCATCAAATCACACAAATGAGGTAATACACAATACTAAGTAAAGAAATAAgggattaattgaaaatatactctctttatttttaatgttaaatttttacaataggtaactttaaatttgtaacaaatttattttaattacataaatttacttacaaatacatcaattatattgaaaaaaaaataaatgtactctcaaaaaataaaaagattatctgTGTACtaaacatacataacaaaaaacaaaaatattattaaaaaagaaaattgtcacCGGTACAAAACTTGtactatacatataaaaaactaaacattgtaTTATTACAATTGTCACACTAAAGCttatatacatattacaaatgtataaaagataagtaaataaatgtataaaatcataataaacacaatttatataatgaataaataaaaaattatcacctgTACAAACTTGTACTACAtatacaaaaatctaaatttgaaTTGACTTTTATAACAAGTgtcacatttaaatatatttattaaactaattaaatttaatacttaaacagagtattttaaatattatatacattttatattacactccagtatcaattacaataaaattgacaATCGATATCAAGAATAGTGGCATACATAGATaactcttaaaaacaaaataaattaaataaatataattaaaaaaataattttaacagaggAAACTAATGACAGAAGACCACATGAAGTTCTAGAAAGAGATTAAACAGAAGTGAATGGTATTTGTGAAGCGATACAGATCagtctataaatataaattagttacaaCCCACTTAAATTCGATTAATGGATCTATTTATCAAGATTAATACTTCCAAATAATCTACGATTATTAGAAAATGAGAATATACTttacaggtaatatttttatcgtgacctaataatattgatatacaggtaaaattatttttataaatgatttatcagTTATATCTCATATGTTAAAAGGAAACTGAAAATAAACACGGGAAGAAGAAAGtttgatgtatttataatatattgatttgagTAAATTTTGACTGAGGTTAGCAATcagaggttttttaaaaattgattggaatcaaaaatttcatagtttgaaaataaaataacctttagtacaacatagaaaaatgaaaactgaacAAATAACACATTATTTAATGAAGTGAACATCAAAACTGAATGAAATAAGGAGGGTGAAATATTCTGTGCTGTGACTGGAGTCATATAACAAAagaggaaaatgaaaatattatatatctgaACTAACAGGTAGGTTTCAATTGAATAGATAAGTAAGAAAATCCAAACGTAGGCAGTATGTGACAGtcaaaaaagtactaaaaacatGGATGGTTTGGAGACTGCTGAAATTTGAAAGTATGAAGTGGTTAGTTTGTGCACCCAAACAAATTGGGgaaaatcactatttttaaacaaaaaagagcATTGTGTAAGTGTTAAAAAACTAGGTTACAAAAATATActgaattcaaaaaagaaaatgtttatatatttgttcgttagacaaagaaacatttttgtgGTCCCAAATAAGCAATTTGTACCATGATATTCACTACATCAGTACATCTCTACACAGGGTTTGATAAACACACAACTGTCGATTGCAGAGAAGACCTCATTAATACCAAGGTAAGAAATTCCTACAAATTACGAGTCTACGTAAGACAAATGTCTGGggaaaaacattcttaaaaaattttggaggactatctaataaataaagtaatttatcacATATATGAAGATTGAAAAATATGATGAAAGATGATGtatgttaaattatcattataaatactagttctatgttcatttattaaatcctttctttaatgtgtatgtgtaaatatGGTGTATGTAAATGAATAGTAATTCtatgttatttgttaaattcattatcGCTAATGTGTAAATGTGGAATGCTGTGTTATCAAATATAATCCAAGGACTATATGTCTATATCATGTATGTAACTACAAAATGAATAGTTACAATATGAGCtgcagtataattaattaattaatcttattgaTATCTGTCTATACCGTCATATACAAATCGGCAATTACGTTTCTATGTTCCATTATccatacaaattaaattcttaaaatacacTTTGAAATAATTAAAGCGATTTAAATATCACTTACAATATTGGatatttagataatataataattactccTCGAATACCAGTGATGATTCTATAAAACTACAACTGTTTGGCACAACAGCATCGCCTTCACTAACAAAACAATTTGACAGAATACTATCTGTTAATTCATCATCACAatcatatctatttattaatacatcttCAATCAACGGATTGAAAGACTGGGTTGATGATTGTGAATTTGGTGCATCATTTAATGCGTTATTAAGAACACTAGATGAAATCGGTTCTTGATTTTCTCTACTACCAAGAACTTCAACAAAGTCATCGTTATCATCATCAACCGCCATAGAAGTACCACTTAACAATTGacatttatcaattttcattGCAGTATCGTTCATAAAGTCATTATTGATTATTTCATCAACATCATTATTACCTTCATCAAAAGATTCCATAGAATCctgatatttatcattattgGTATCATTGCAATGAATTTTTTCTCTACTGCCCATTTCttctttatctaaatttttgttaacaCTGCCATCATTAACAGTTGATTTATCAGTAcctatttttttacaactaacaACTACATCActtgaattaatttcattattattatcatcatcatcaataccTATATAGGATTCGTTACCATAagatattatactattattattattaccagaaatttttttacagttttcatcTGCAGACGATAACTTTTCTGTAATTGTCATAGacttattgctattattattaatttcattatgatcGCTAGTAATATCATCTCTACCATCTTGGTTTAACTCCTTATGTTTTTGCGATTGTTTCTCATTTATTTCTCTTCTGCATTTCTTCCTGGTccctgaaaaacaaaataacaagtaagaatacaaattcaaaaatagcTGAGATCATAAAGTTTATCATTTACCATTAAACATGTTTGGTCACCGTGTATTTTTTGTAccgacatttttaattttcatgtcatCTACTCTTTTTTTTTGGCCTGTTCTTAATGGTACACAcctgatttttatttaagcttGACTGGTAGCAAAGATAAATATTGGATTTGAGGAAAAAGTTTCTTTAGGATCGCATAACTgtggtaatattaatcaaatttgtcTATATTTGCATATGTGTGCTTTTGATAGACGAAATATCATTGAGATTGTATTAGTTTATTACATcttgaaaatgagtgaaaatttaatacgttttaaaattttattaaaaattattattttacttttttgattatgATGTTTTTGGACACGATGCGGTATCAGTATGTGTGGTACAGAGTTGGTTCAAAGAttttcaatctggaaattttgTTGTCGGTGATCTCTGTCTGGTCAACCAGTGACTGAAAAGTTAATGAGATCATTGGAAAAATTTGACTAAGACCAACACATTAGCAGTTGTGATGTCAGCAGAAAACTAGATAAGTCTACAGGAGGTAGAAAATCAGGCAAATAGGGAGGCTGAGGTACAAAGTTTTTGTAACATCCTTGGAGAATGGGAATGCCAAATGTGGATAGCATTGTCATCATGCACTATCCATCTTTTGCTTGCCCACACTTATTCATTGCCTCTTAaatattgctaaataaaattattattgttgttataaccATGTGGAATAATGAACAAcaccattccaaaaaaaaaatgatcaacatCAATTTCAAATCGGAGTGACTTTGTTGTGCAAAATCTGAGAAACACTGATAACTAATCATAACACTGAATTTGGTTTATATATCCTACTTCTTAAACGTCTTCCAAAGATTTTAAGGTTTCTGTAAATATGTTCCTCAATTTGAAACATAATTTCTCACAAACACAGTGCTCTACAAGAATTCATTCCATTAATATCAGAAAATGAAACACAGCATAGAATGATGTAGAaacggaatatttttttgaataaattcctACGAGCAGTTCAAATCTGTACTACTTTGAAAGTTCAATTTTTGCTCTTTTAACAAACAACATGTAATGAAATCAATGAATCCTCcttattaacatataattaataaaacatattttaaaaatacaaacatacacaaaggttattttctaaa
This DNA window, taken from Lycorma delicatula isolate Av1 chromosome 7, ASM4794821v1, whole genome shotgun sequence, encodes the following:
- the LOC142327938 gene encoding uncharacterized protein LOC142327938, yielding MYVLIGSYNIGIKIHIGCSKCSQWATLSAVFDTGFQIHNECSKHNERAKISEEFDLARRMYVGIGYFSFHSAVYEEDCNDPMVETNGALFSGFPIYINIQFEKTTKRPDFQTFVSKGKENIVEKTIGSENRSAKKGEKPKKVLSARSLTDAEYDEIFTAAIQRSFTYSSDEKFLSNDNSRENSTFFDGLDSSSTTAPGSKGKKKNIIEPKGSIKMVESNKKPLYEENEGHKNDTGTRKKCRREINEKQSQKHKELNQDGRDDITSDHNEINNNSNKSMTITEKLSSADENCKKISGNNNNSIISYGNESYIGIDDDDNNNEINSSDVVVSCKKIGTDKSTVNDGSVNKNLDKEEMGSREKIHCNDTNNDKYQDSMESFDEGNNDVDEIINNDFMNDTAMKIDKCQLLSGTSMAVDDDNDDFVEVLGSRENQEPISSSVLNNALNDAPNSQSSTQSFNPLIEDVLINRYDCDDELTDSILSNCFVSEGDAVVPNSCSFIESSLVFEE